A part of Rattus rattus isolate New Zealand chromosome 4, Rrattus_CSIRO_v1, whole genome shotgun sequence genomic DNA contains:
- the LOC116899273 gene encoding uncharacterized protein LOC116899273 codes for MGQTQTTPLSMFLDHFKDYKIRARSRGFVVKKKRLAAFCRKEWPTFNVGWPPEGTYYLPEIFRTRDIIFGRPGRPAQIAYISTWLDLVQDPPKWLKPWLPKQPSIAILSLENREPQETETNPRNPLYPVLQGGTEEDLLLSHPPYRPPLGGRPGPQPEAPGGAQGPPLAIPPRTQEKAQQQLPQQPTAESMIHPLMAIGPQDDERNQLAVRELYNWKMKYPRFSEKPAALISLIESVILTHQPTWDECQLLLKIFFTGEEQQRILIEAIKLVPGANESPIPKQVLFDAGFDSTRPDWNLNSAEGKESLRVYHQTLMRGLRAAGQGPTHLAMVRSVHQEWKEPPEAYLERIMEAYRTYTSLNPEAPENKSAVITTFVNQAACDIRDTLQRLDRVEEKSLQELLVIAKKAIDNREILKKKQLQTYEEPRNRGLAMTLMADSPEEKQRQRHQLEDGKGKRPQPKDKPALRKNQCAYCRKMGHWVRDCPKKPTKRDKGGQGSDPLPEPRVTLKVERKPSSFSVDTGAQYSVQTQSHGKLSSKKSWKQGATGMNQYARTTQRTVDLGSGQVSRSFTITPDCPSPRLLTEIGAQNSFDQKGNSVTDHRGCPGHKITLPLDDEYKLHQRPSSLPNEISTWLTKFPSAWAETGGMGLVDHRTPICVELIPGATPVQVRQYPISQKAKSGIMPHIRRLIDLGILVPCQSQWNSPLKPIKRRNSDDYRLVLDLREVNKRVMDIHATAPNSHTLLSSLNPSKSWYTVLDLKDAVLSLPLAPQSQPLFAFEWHDPEKEFDGQLTWTRLPQGFKNSPTIFDKALREDLGEYRREHPNTTLLQYIDDLLVAAETMEECLQSTEDLLMTLGKLGYRASYKKAQICQQEVMYLGYTLKGGQRLLSKVRIDNILKVPTPTTIQKVKQFLGLAEFCRLWVPNFAELAKPLHEATKKKEPFQWTETQESSFNRLKQALLAAPALVLPDVTKPFYLYLDESKGVAKGVLTQTLGPVAYLSKNLDPVASGWPPCLRIIAATALLVKGADKLTLGQELCITTPHAIERVLKQPPDRWMSSARITHYQSLLSPPRVRFLPRAALNPDSLLPDPDLETPFHDCVGTLNQVHRLGKDLSNPGRC; via the exons ATGGGACAGACCCAGACCACTCCTTTATCTATGTTCTTAGACCATTTCAAGGACTATAAAATTAGGGCTAGAAGTCGAGGCTTTGTTGTTAAGAAGAAAAGACTGGCCGctttttgcaggaaggaatggccaaccTTCAACGTTGGCTGGCCACCAGAGGGGACTTATTACCTGCCCGAGATTTTTAGGACCCGGGATATCATTTTTGGACGACCGGGACGCCCAGCCCAAATCGCCTACATCAGCACCTGGCTGGATCTGGTCCAGGACCCGCCAAAATGGCTCAAGCCTTGGCTGCCAAAGCAGCCAAGCATAGCCATACTCTCCCTGGAAAACCGCGAGCCACAAGAAACTGAAACTAACCCAAGGAACCCTCTTTATCCTGTCTTGCAGGGTGGCACTGAG GAAGACCTCCTCCTCTCACACCCGCCTTACCGACCCCCACTAGGGGGTCGCCCAGGTCCTCAACCTGAGGCCCCAGGAGGGGCTCAAGGGCCCCCCTTGGCGATCCCACCTCGCACCCAAGAGAAAGCCCAACAACAGCTGCCTCAGCAGCCCACGGCTGAGTCCATGATTCACCCCTTAATGGCAATAGGCCCCCAAGACGATGAGAGGAACCAACTAGCCGTTAGAGAGCTATATAACTGGAAAATGAAGTACCCTCGGTTCTCAGAGAAACCAGCTGCGTTAATTAGCTTAATAGAGTCTGTCATTTTAACCCACCAGCCCACCTGGGATGAATGTCAATTGCTTTTGAAGATCTTCTTCACTGGAGAGGAGCAACAGAGGATTTTAATTGAGGCCATAAAATTGGTTCCAGGAGCAAATGAGAGCCCTATTCCTAAACAAGTTCTGTTTGACGCAGGCTTTGACTCGACCAGACCAGACTGGAACTTGAACTCGGCAGAAGGTAAGGAGAGTCTTCGGGTCTACCACCAGACTCTGATGAGAGGTCTCAGGGCGGCTGGACAGGGACCCACTCATTTGGCCATGGTACGTAGTGTGCATCAGGAATGGAAAGAACCACCCGAAGCCTATTTAGAAAGGATTATGGAGGCCTATCGCACCTACACGTCCCTAAACCCAGAGGCACCTGAGAATAAGTCGGCAGTCATTACGACCTTTGTCAATCAGGCCGCCTGTGACATCAGGGACACATTGCAGAGACTAGATAGGGTAGAGGAGAAGAGTTTGCAGGAGTTGCTGGTAATAGCTAAGAAAGCGATTGACAACAGAGAAATACTTAAGAAGAAACAGCTGCAAACCTACGAGGAGCCACGGAATCGAGGGTTGGCCATGACCCTTATGGCGGATTCCCCGGAAGAGAAACAACGCCAACGGCACCAACTCGAGGACGGAAAAGGTAAGCGGCCCCAACCAAAGGATAAGCCAGCGCTCCGAAAGAACCAATGTGCGTACTGTAGGAAGAtgggacactgggtcagggactgccccaagAAACCTACAAAGAGGGACAAAGGGGGACAGGGTTCCGACCCCCTCCCTGAACCCAGGGTAACCCTTAAAGTGGAGAGGAAACCCAGTAGTTTCTCAGTAGACACAGGGGCACAATATTCAGTCCAAACCCAATCCCATGGCAAACTGTCCTCAAAGAAATCGTGGAAACAGGGGGCCACTGGTATGAATCAGTATGCACGGACTACCCAAAGAACAGTGGATCTCGGATCAGGCCAGGTATCCCGCTCCTTCACAATCACACCAGACTGCCCCAGCCCCCGCTTGCTGACCGAGATAGGAGCTCAGAACTCTTTTGATCAAAAAGGGAACTCTGTCACAGATCACAGAGGGTGCCCTGGTCACAAAATCACCCTGCCTCTAGATGATGAATATAAATTGCACCAAAGACCAAGCTCTCTCCCAAATGAGATCTCAACTTGGTTAACCAAATTCCCTTCAGCTTGGGCAGAAACCGGAGGAATGGGGTTGGTAGACCATAGGACCCCCATTTGCGTTGAACTGATACCAGGAGCAACTCCCGTCCAGGTAAGACAGTACCCAATCTCCCAAAAAGCCAAATCAGGTATCATGCCCCACATCAGAAGGCTCATAGACTTGGGCATACTAGTGCCTTGCCAGTCCCAGTGGAATTCGCCCCTAAAGCCCATCAAGAGGCGCAACTCTGATGACTATAGACTAGTCCTGGACCTCAGAGAGGTCAACAAGAGAGTTATGGACATACATGCAACGGCACCAAACTCGCATACCCTCCTGAGTTCATTAAATCCTTCCAAGAGTTGGTATACAGTATTGGACCTCAAAGATGCTGTCCTTAGCCTGCCTTTAGCCCCCCAGAGCCAACCtctgtttgcctttgaatggcATGACCCTGAAAAAGAATTCGATGGACAACTAACATGGACCAGACTGCCACAAGGCTTCAAGAATTCACCAACCATCTTTGACAAGGCTCTACGTGAGGATCTGGGTGAGTACAGGCGGGAACACCCCAATACCACCCTCTTGCAATATATAGATGACCTCTTGGTggcagcagagaccatggaagaatgtCTACAGAGTACTGAAGACCTGCTAATGACACTGGGAAAACTAGGCTATCGGGCATCATATAAGAAGGCTCAAATCTGCCAACAAGAGGTAATGTACTTGGGATATACCCTAAAAGGGGGCCAACGATTGCTATCGAAGGTACGAATAGATAACATTTTGAAGGTCCCCACACCAACTACAATACAGAAGGTCAAACAATTCTTGGGGTTGGCAGAATTCTGCCGTCTTTGGGTCCCTAATTTTGCAGAATTGGCAAAGCCCCTCCATGAGGCCACCAAAAAAAAGGAGCCCTTCCAATGGACTGAGACCCAGGAAAGCTCTTTCAATCGACTCAAACAGGCCTTATTAGCAGCCCCCGCATTGGTGCTACCTGACGTCACCAAGCCCTTTTATCTATATTTAGACGAAAGCAAAGGAGTAGCTAAAGGAGTCCTCACTCAAACGTTAGGCCCAGTAGCATACCTATCAAAGAATTTAGACCCTGTGGCTTCTGGATGGCCTCCGTGTTTGAGAATTATTGCTGCCACAGCCTTGCTAGTCAAGGGCGCAGACAAACTGACTCTGGGGCAAGAACTTTGCATTACTACTCCCCATGCCATCGAAAGGGTTCTCAAACAACCCCCAGATCGTTGGATGAGCAGTGCACGCATAACTCACTACCAAAGTCTGCTAAGCCCCCCTCGTGTCCGTTTTCTACCAAGGGCTGCCCTGAACCCAGACTCTCTGCTACCAGACCCTGATCTGGAGACCCCGTTTCATGACTGCGTGGGCACACTGAACCAGGTACACCGACTCGGGAAAGACCTATCAAACCCGGGCCGCTGCTGA
- the Ccdc115 gene encoding coiled-coil domain-containing protein 115 gives MEVQALREELDSKCLQLLSDLEELEAKRAALNARVEEGWLSLAKARYAMGAKSVGPLQYASRMEPQVCVRASEAQDGPQTFRVIKANAQIPEEVGPSEASLRRRKGPTKTKESGSSVVPQDPLNWFGILVPHSLRQAQASFRDGLQLAADIASLQTRINWGRSQLRGLQRKLKELDPGPA, from the exons ATGGAGGTCCAGGCCCTGCGAGAGGAATTGGACTCAAAGTGCCTACAGCTGCTTAGTGACCTGGAGGAACTGGAGGCGAAGAGGGCCGCACTGAACGCCCGGGTGGAGGAG gGTTGGCTTTCACTTGCCAAGGCTCGCTATGCCATGGGAGCCAAGTCGGTAGGGCCCCTGCAGTATGCCTCGCGTATGGAGCCTCAGGTCTGCGTGCGCGCCAG cGAGGCCCAGGATGGACCCCAGACCTTCAGAGTGATCAAAGCTAACGCCCAGATCCCCGAGGAAGTGGGGCCTAGCGAAGCAT ctctgcGCAGGCGCAAGGGCCCTACCAAGACCAAAGAGTCAGGATCCTCTGTAGTTCCTCAAGATCCCTTGAACTGGTTTGGAATCTTGGTTCCTCATAGTCTGCGGCAGGCCCAAGCCAGCTTCCGGGATG GCCTACAGCTGGCTGCAGATATAGCCAGCCTCCAGACTCGCATCAACTGGGGTCGAAGTCAGCTCCGAGGCCTCCAGAGAAAACTGAAGGAGTTGGACCCTGGGCCCGCCTGA